In Alloyangia pacifica, the following proteins share a genomic window:
- a CDS encoding prepilin peptidase, protein MLVISATAAIWFLPLVLVVCLWVCFTDMKYMRILNKAVIALFAIFVVIGPFVLPLESYAWRYVQMLAVLVAGIALNAGGAVGAGDAKFAAAAAPFIHLGDLRFVMALFAATLLAAFASHRLVRASPLRKLAPDWKSWQSGSRFPMGLALAGTLGLYLLLGALYGATPG, encoded by the coding sequence ATGCTGGTGATCTCCGCAACCGCCGCGATCTGGTTCTTGCCTCTGGTCCTGGTGGTGTGCCTCTGGGTGTGCTTCACCGACATGAAATACATGCGGATCCTCAACAAGGCGGTGATCGCGCTCTTTGCGATCTTCGTGGTCATCGGCCCCTTCGTGCTGCCACTGGAGTCCTATGCCTGGCGCTACGTGCAGATGCTCGCGGTGCTGGTCGCGGGGATCGCGCTCAATGCCGGGGGCGCCGTCGGGGCGGGCGACGCGAAATTCGCCGCCGCCGCCGCCCCCTTCATCCACCTCGGCGATCTGCGCTTCGTGATGGCGCTGTTTGCCGCGACGCTGCTGGCCGCCTTTGCCAGCCACCGGCTGGTGCGCGCCAGCCCGCTGCGCAAGCTCGCGCCCGACTGGAAGAGCTGGCAGAGCGGCAGCCGCTTCCCCATGGGGCTGGCGCTGGCCGGAACGCTCGGGCTCTACCTGCTGCTCGGCGCGCTCTACGGTGCGACCCCGGGCTGA
- a CDS encoding tetratricopeptide repeat protein: MRHPRVLIALLAGLVALSACEKEIDKDAVDREFSGVNAIDGAGLTEVMLTAGDPDEAVAYFSRSAEQDPARIDFQRGLAKSLIRAKRYPEATSAWTQVVAHEGSTNEDRVSLADALIRNNNWERAEQVLDGIPPTHESFQRYRLEAMIADSHQEWQKADSFYEVASGLTTKPASVLNNWGYSKLSRGDYADAEKLFADAIRQDPKLFTAKNNLVLSRGAQGNYALPVMQMTQVERAELLQTLGLAAVKRGDVEIGKGLLRDALETHPQHFEAAARALDALEGTVTN; this comes from the coding sequence ATGCGCCACCCGAGAGTTTTGATCGCCCTTTTGGCGGGCCTTGTGGCCTTGTCCGCCTGCGAGAAGGAAATCGACAAGGACGCGGTGGATCGCGAATTTTCCGGCGTTAACGCCATCGACGGAGCCGGGCTGACCGAGGTCATGCTCACCGCCGGCGACCCTGACGAGGCCGTGGCCTATTTCTCGCGCAGCGCCGAACAGGACCCCGCCCGCATCGATTTTCAGCGCGGCCTTGCCAAATCTCTGATCCGCGCCAAGCGCTATCCCGAAGCGACAAGCGCCTGGACCCAGGTCGTCGCCCACGAGGGATCGACCAACGAGGACCGCGTCTCGCTCGCCGACGCGCTGATCCGCAACAACAACTGGGAGCGGGCCGAGCAGGTGCTCGACGGCATCCCCCCCACCCATGAGTCCTTCCAGCGCTACCGGCTCGAGGCGATGATCGCCGACAGCCACCAGGAATGGCAGAAGGCCGACAGCTTCTACGAGGTCGCCTCGGGGCTGACAACCAAGCCCGCCTCGGTGCTGAACAACTGGGGCTACTCCAAGCTATCGCGCGGAGACTACGCCGATGCCGAAAAGCTGTTTGCCGATGCCATCCGCCAGGACCCCAAGCTGTTCACGGCCAAGAACAACCTGGTTCTGTCGCGCGGCGCGCAGGGCAACTACGCGCTGCCGGTCATGCAAATGACCCAAGTCGAGCGCGCCGAGCTGTTGCAGACGCTGGGCCTTGCCGCGGTCAAGCGCGGCGATGTGGAGATCGGCAAGGGCCTGCTGCGCGACGCGCTGGAAACCCATCCGCAGCATTTCGAAGCCGCCGCCCGCGCATTGGATGCGCTGGAAGGCACGGTGACGAACTGA
- a CDS encoding tetratricopeptide repeat protein — MHPRPVCATIALLCLAACSTGGLDGFGAPETLAQQDGTPFAPTLDPRGAEVDQLLVGHRLMQAGEPELALEAFTRAAGRDGLTGEVLSSLGSANLALGRLGQAETLLRRAVEVEPTWPEAWNNLGVALMESGQTAEAAEIFRRAYALDNGESDAIRDNLRLALAKRDDTGYDPAQNQDYRLVRRGSGSFLIRREG; from the coding sequence ATGCATCCACGTCCAGTTTGTGCCACCATCGCCCTGCTCTGTCTGGCCGCCTGTTCCACGGGCGGCCTTGATGGTTTCGGCGCGCCCGAGACGCTGGCGCAGCAGGACGGGACACCCTTCGCCCCCACGCTCGATCCAAGGGGTGCGGAAGTGGACCAGTTGCTCGTCGGCCATCGGCTGATGCAGGCGGGCGAGCCCGAGCTCGCGCTCGAGGCTTTTACCCGCGCCGCCGGCCGCGACGGTCTCACCGGCGAGGTGCTCAGCTCGCTCGGCTCGGCCAACCTCGCGCTGGGGCGCCTCGGGCAGGCCGAGACCCTGCTGCGCCGCGCCGTCGAGGTCGAGCCGACCTGGCCCGAGGCCTGGAACAATCTCGGCGTGGCGCTGATGGAAAGCGGCCAGACAGCAGAGGCGGCCGAGATATTCCGGCGGGCCTATGCGCTCGACAATGGGGAAAGTGACGCAATTCGAGACAATCTGCGCTTGGCGCTCGCAAAGCGGGACGATACCGGTTATGATCCGGCGCAAAATCAAGACTATAGGCTGGTTCGCCGGGGCAGTGGCAGTTTCCTGATCCGGCGCGAGGGCTGA
- a CDS encoding type II secretion system F family protein, with protein sequence MLDTLNTLITAQLGPAGPLLVVAGLAFLLILSSIPLMLRSRPDPMDKLRQTARQTMEKETRAVLRDTRRNEKLNKYAQYLEPTTEEELGAVRKKLMQAGYRSRDAVRLYYLAQMTLGLGLLAIGSVYYLMVLDTADAPLTTKLMWMLGPGAAGYMAPKYWVTRRVEERRQQIEEGFPDALDMMLVCVEAGQSLDQSINRVASELRASYAALADEFEIVCHELKAGKDKTAVLADMGERCGVHDVSSFVVVLNQAASFGTSIADALRVYAGEMRDKRVMRAEEKANKLPTKMTLTTMMLTVPPLMIILVGPSIVGLGQFSANF encoded by the coding sequence ATGCTCGACACGCTCAACACCCTGATCACCGCGCAGCTCGGCCCCGCCGGCCCGCTGCTGGTGGTTGCCGGCCTCGCCTTCCTGCTCATCCTCTCCAGCATTCCGCTGATGCTGCGCTCGCGCCCCGATCCCATGGACAAGCTGCGCCAGACCGCGCGCCAGACCATGGAAAAAGAGACGCGCGCGGTGCTCCGCGACACCCGGCGCAACGAGAAGCTGAACAAGTACGCGCAGTACCTCGAACCGACCACCGAGGAAGAACTCGGCGCGGTCCGCAAGAAGCTGATGCAGGCGGGCTACCGCTCGCGCGATGCGGTGCGGCTCTATTACCTCGCGCAGATGACGCTTGGTCTGGGGCTGCTGGCCATCGGCTCGGTCTATTACCTAATGGTGCTCGACACGGCGGATGCGCCGCTGACCACCAAGCTCATGTGGATGCTCGGTCCGGGCGCCGCGGGCTACATGGCGCCGAAGTACTGGGTCACCCGCCGCGTCGAGGAGCGCCGCCAGCAAATCGAGGAAGGTTTCCCGGACGCGCTCGACATGATGCTGGTCTGCGTCGAGGCTGGCCAGTCGCTCGACCAATCGATCAACCGCGTCGCAAGCGAGCTGCGCGCCTCCTATGCCGCGCTCGCCGACGAGTTCGAAATCGTCTGCCACGAGCTCAAGGCAGGCAAGGACAAGACCGCGGTGCTCGCGGACATGGGTGAGCGCTGCGGGGTGCACGACGTGTCGTCCTTCGTGGTCGTGCTGAACCAGGCGGCGAGCTTCGGCACCTCGATCGCCGATGCCCTGCGCGTCTATGCCGGCGAGATGCGTGACAAAAGGGTCATGCGCGCCGAGGAAAAGGCAAACAAGCTGCCGACAAAGATGACGCTCACCACTATGATGCTGACGGTGCCCCCGTTGATGATCATCCTCGTCGGACCGTCGATCGTGGGCCTCGGCCAGTTCAGCGCCAACTTCTAG
- a CDS encoding type II secretion system F family protein: MLSAEPIIYGLIFIGVLVLVEGIYLVAFGKSIRLNSKVNRRLDMLGKNTSREDVLATLRKEMDQHGNNRGIPLYSLLADRAQKAALAFTPQQLMLIMVAVSIFAFFALSLATGASLPVRLVMGIGIGVGGVYMWVNGKAKKRLSLIEEQLPDAVELMVRSLRVGYPFSSAISIVSKEIKDPLATEFGVISDEATYGRDIGEALKHMAERLDMQDLRFLAVAVSIQQQSGGNLAEILEGLAKVIRARFRLFRRVKAITAEAQWSGKFLSGFPVFVLLAIQVLDPHYYDGVIDHPLFIPACFAVAIFLVLNLIVMRILVNIKV; encoded by the coding sequence ATGCTCAGCGCAGAACCGATTATCTATGGCCTGATCTTCATCGGTGTACTGGTGCTGGTCGAGGGCATCTACCTCGTCGCATTCGGCAAATCGATCCGGCTGAACAGCAAGGTCAACCGCCGGCTGGACATGCTCGGCAAGAACACCTCGCGCGAGGACGTGCTGGCGACGCTCCGCAAGGAGATGGACCAGCATGGCAACAATCGCGGCATCCCGCTCTATTCCCTGCTGGCGGACCGGGCGCAGAAAGCGGCGCTCGCCTTCACCCCGCAGCAGCTCATGCTGATCATGGTCGCGGTCAGCATCTTTGCCTTCTTCGCGCTCAGTCTCGCCACCGGGGCCTCGCTGCCCGTGCGGCTGGTGATGGGGATCGGCATCGGTGTCGGCGGCGTCTACATGTGGGTCAACGGCAAGGCCAAGAAGCGCCTGTCGCTGATCGAGGAGCAATTGCCCGACGCGGTTGAGCTGATGGTGCGCAGCCTGCGAGTCGGCTACCCGTTCAGCTCGGCGATCAGCATCGTCTCGAAAGAGATCAAGGACCCGCTCGCGACCGAATTCGGCGTGATATCGGACGAGGCGACCTATGGCCGCGACATCGGCGAGGCGCTCAAACACATGGCCGAGCGGCTGGACATGCAGGATCTGCGCTTCCTCGCCGTGGCGGTCAGCATCCAGCAGCAGTCGGGTGGCAACCTCGCCGAGATCCTCGAGGGTCTGGCCAAGGTGATCCGCGCCCGCTTCCGCCTGTTCCGCCGGGTGAAGGCGATCACCGCCGAAGCGCAATGGTCCGGCAAGTTCCTCTCGGGGTTCCCGGTGTTCGTGCTGCTCGCGATCCAGGTGCTGGATCCGCATTACTACGACGGGGTGATCGACCACCCCCTCTTCATCCCCGCCTGTTTCGCCGTGGCCATCTTTCTGGTTCTGAACCTGATCGTCATGCGGATCCTGGTGAACATCAAAGTTTGA
- a CDS encoding CpaF family protein gives MFSRYKKSPPPPAAIPAEPPKPQMVPVEAADRPQAMRKPSPKRAAEPGPQDREKKRKERMGEIKLDLHRALLDNLNLAAIDQASEAELREEIAAIATESLQEKGIVLNREERSTLNQELYDEVKGLGPLETLLKDDTVSDILVNGPHQIFVERSGKLQLSDVTFKDERHLMRIIDKIVSAVGRRVDESNPYVDARLADGSRFNAMVPPIAVDGSLVSIRKFKKDKLGIDDLVQFGAFTEEMAVYLQAAVATRLNIIVSGGTGSGKTTTLNALSSFIDDAERILTIEDTAELQLQQTHVGRMESRPPNVEGKGAVTPRDCLKNALRMRPDRIIVGETRGEEVIDMLQAMNTGHDGSMTTIHANNPRDAISRLENMIAMAGVEMPLKAMRSQISSAVNVLVQASRLQDGSRRMTSITEITGMEGDVISMQEVFRYQRVGLTPDNKIIGHFTATGVRSHYSERFRMWGYDVPPSIYEPFRPE, from the coding sequence ATGTTCTCGCGTTACAAGAAGTCCCCGCCCCCGCCCGCCGCCATCCCGGCGGAGCCGCCAAAACCCCAGATGGTGCCAGTCGAGGCCGCTGACCGGCCGCAGGCAATGCGCAAGCCGTCGCCCAAGCGCGCGGCTGAACCGGGACCGCAGGACCGCGAGAAGAAGCGCAAAGAGCGCATGGGCGAGATCAAGCTCGACCTGCACCGCGCCCTGCTCGACAACCTCAACCTCGCCGCCATCGACCAGGCCAGCGAGGCGGAACTGCGCGAGGAAATCGCCGCGATCGCCACCGAGTCGCTGCAGGAAAAAGGCATCGTGCTGAACCGCGAGGAACGCAGCACGCTGAACCAGGAGCTCTACGACGAGGTCAAGGGCCTCGGTCCGCTGGAGACCCTGCTCAAGGATGACACCGTCTCGGATATCCTGGTCAACGGTCCGCACCAGATCTTCGTCGAACGCAGCGGCAAGCTGCAGCTCTCGGACGTAACCTTCAAGGACGAGCGCCACCTGATGCGGATCATCGACAAGATCGTGTCGGCCGTGGGCCGGCGCGTCGATGAATCCAACCCCTATGTCGACGCCCGTCTCGCCGACGGCTCGCGCTTCAACGCCATGGTGCCGCCGATCGCCGTCGACGGCTCGCTGGTGTCGATCCGGAAATTCAAGAAGGACAAGCTCGGCATCGACGACCTGGTGCAGTTCGGCGCCTTCACCGAGGAGATGGCCGTCTACCTGCAAGCCGCCGTCGCCACCCGCCTCAACATCATCGTCTCGGGCGGTACTGGTTCGGGCAAGACCACGACGCTCAACGCGCTTTCCTCCTTCATCGACGACGCCGAGCGCATCCTGACCATCGAGGACACGGCGGAACTCCAGCTCCAGCAGACCCACGTCGGCCGCATGGAAAGCCGCCCGCCGAACGTCGAGGGCAAAGGCGCGGTCACCCCGCGCGACTGCCTCAAGAACGCTCTGCGGATGCGCCCCGACCGTATCATCGTCGGCGAAACGCGCGGCGAGGAAGTGATCGACATGCTGCAGGCGATGAACACCGGCCACGACGGCTCGATGACCACGATCCACGCCAACAACCCGCGCGACGCCATCTCGCGCCTCGAGAACATGATCGCCATGGCCGGCGTCGAGATGCCGCTGAAGGCGATGCGCAGCCAGATCTCCTCGGCCGTCAACGTGCTGGTGCAGGCCAGCCGCCTTCAGGACGGCTCGCGCCGGATGACCTCGATCACCGAGATCACCGGCATGGAGGGCGATGTGATCTCGATGCAGGAGGTGTTCCGCTACCAGCGCGTCGGCCTCACCCCTGACAACAAGATCATCGGGCATTTCACCGCCACCGGGGTGCGCAGTCACTATTCCGAGCGCTTCCGCATGTGGGGCTACGACGTGCCGCCCTCGATCTACGAACCCTTCCGGCCGGAGTAA
- a CDS encoding AAA family ATPase → MTTSPERQPAPAPILACTISRDVQAFDLLIEDMEALLGEAWGDLGFEDALTFLGQPDAASLEFIALAIDSADEDNLPLLGQIIARATERGIKVVLIADDVTPASLHKLLRGGADEFAPYPLPEGELEAAVMRLRARAEAARAATMAPPAPETVTLKGGGDGVLIAAQGLCGGCGTTTFAVNLAWELATVRKGGAPRVCLIDLGLQFGTIATYLDLPRRDAVFELLSDIPAMDGDSFGQALVNYDDKLSVLTAPPDLLPLDILSPEDVKALLDTARDHFDFVVVDLPKTIAHWTETVLTESQVYFALIELDMRSAQNALRLKRALQSEDLPFEKLRFALNRAPKFTDLQGKTRAKRMAENLGIEIGLQLPDGGKQVQMAGDHGLPLAKQAAKNPLRKEIAKLAAELYAIGQSDAEAA, encoded by the coding sequence ATGACCACATCTCCCGAGCGGCAGCCTGCCCCTGCGCCCATCCTGGCCTGCACCATCAGCCGGGACGTACAGGCGTTCGACCTGCTCATCGAGGACATGGAAGCGCTTTTGGGCGAAGCCTGGGGGGATCTCGGCTTTGAGGATGCGCTCACCTTCCTCGGCCAGCCCGACGCGGCATCGCTGGAGTTCATCGCGCTCGCCATAGACAGCGCGGACGAGGACAACCTGCCGCTGCTCGGCCAGATCATTGCCCGCGCAACCGAGCGGGGCATCAAGGTGGTGCTGATCGCCGACGATGTGACTCCCGCGTCACTGCACAAGCTGCTGCGCGGCGGGGCCGACGAATTTGCCCCCTACCCGTTGCCCGAGGGCGAGTTGGAGGCCGCCGTGATGCGCTTGCGCGCCCGCGCCGAGGCCGCCCGCGCCGCAACCATGGCCCCGCCTGCGCCAGAAACGGTGACCCTCAAGGGTGGCGGCGACGGCGTGCTGATCGCAGCGCAAGGTCTCTGCGGCGGCTGCGGCACCACCACCTTTGCCGTCAACCTCGCCTGGGAGCTTGCCACCGTGCGCAAGGGCGGCGCGCCCCGCGTCTGCCTGATCGACCTCGGCCTGCAGTTCGGCACCATCGCCACTTACCTCGACCTGCCGCGCCGCGACGCGGTCTTCGAACTGCTCAGTGACATCCCCGCGATGGACGGCGACAGCTTTGGTCAGGCACTGGTGAACTATGACGACAAGCTGAGCGTGCTCACCGCGCCGCCGGATCTGCTGCCGCTCGACATTCTCTCGCCCGAGGACGTGAAGGCCCTTCTCGACACCGCGCGCGACCATTTCGATTTTGTCGTGGTTGACCTGCCCAAGACCATCGCCCACTGGACCGAGACGGTGCTGACCGAGTCCCAGGTCTATTTCGCGCTGATAGAGCTCGACATGCGCTCGGCGCAGAACGCGCTGCGCCTGAAGCGCGCGCTGCAGTCCGAGGACCTGCCCTTCGAGAAACTGCGCTTCGCGCTGAACCGCGCGCCGAAGTTCACCGACCTCCAGGGCAAGACCCGCGCCAAGCGCATGGCCGAGAACCTCGGGATCGAGATCGGCCTGCAGCTGCCCGATGGCGGCAAGCAGGTCCAGATGGCCGGCGACCACGGCCTGCCGCTGGCCAAGCAGGCGGCGAAGAACCCCCTGCGCAAGGAAATCGCCAAGCTGGCCGCCGAGCTCTACGCCATCGGCCAGTCGGATGCGGAAGCCGCGTGA
- a CDS encoding OmpA family protein, with translation MTGFPMLRIASAAAGLALLAACSPNESGSAVDGGTFGNSTMTNTLVMTGRQGYVHDLSARFAAEVPSMVTFAFNSSQLDAEAQTILRQQADWIRQFPEIRFRVYGHTDLVGSTSYNKTLGLRRAQAVVSYLSTLGISRARLEAVVSYGETQPLVVTEGRERRNRRTVTEVSGFVAGHPALLDGKYAEVIYREYVRSAQPETVLTGTSLSQSGSGS, from the coding sequence ATGACCGGCTTCCCCATGCTCCGGATCGCAAGCGCCGCCGCGGGTCTGGCCCTGCTCGCCGCCTGCTCGCCGAATGAGAGCGGCTCCGCCGTCGACGGTGGCACCTTCGGCAATTCCACGATGACCAACACGCTTGTGATGACCGGCCGGCAGGGCTACGTGCACGATCTTTCGGCCCGCTTTGCCGCCGAAGTGCCCAGCATGGTGACCTTCGCCTTCAACAGCAGCCAGCTCGACGCCGAGGCGCAGACCATCCTGCGCCAGCAGGCCGACTGGATCCGCCAGTTCCCCGAAATCAGGTTCCGCGTCTACGGCCACACCGACCTCGTCGGCAGCACCAGCTACAACAAGACGCTCGGGCTGCGCCGGGCGCAGGCCGTGGTCAGCTACCTCTCGACGCTCGGAATCTCGCGTGCCCGGCTCGAGGCGGTTGTTTCCTATGGGGAAACACAACCGTTGGTCGTCACCGAGGGCCGCGAGCGCCGCAATCGTCGCACCGTGACCGAGGTCTCGGGATTCGTTGCCGGCCATCCCGCCCTGCTGGATGGAAAATACGCCGAGGTGATCTATCGCGAGTATGTCCGCAGCGCTCAACCCGAGACTGTGCTGACCGGCACGTCTCTGTCGCAGTCCGGTAGCGGCTCTTAA
- a CDS encoding type II and III secretion system protein family protein: MKVENFLKAALFGLALSVTALPPSARAENLRVVRTGTETALNVPMNRAVVVESDSPFAELSIANPAIADISSLSDRTIYVLGKTPGTTTLTILDENGRLITNVDVRVAADVSEFKERLRQILPGENIEVRTANDGIVLSGTVSSTQKLDRALDLAQRYAPERVSNLMSVAGVQQVMLKVRFAEMQRSVAKTLRSSLSLGGDLLGGDLGLASETGSWIDGDNALGSPVTVAAGTEGAAVFGFNAGGLEVGILLEALESKGVVRTLAEPNLTALSGQEAKFLAGGEYPVPVAQQEGTISVDFKPFGVELNFIPRVVDGDLINLELKAAVSSIDSSNGFDQEQIHIDAFRRRETSTTVEMRDGESFAIAGLLQDDFTDLNGQVPWLGDVPVLGALFRSAEYSRQQSELVIIVTPHLVTPTRGQALALPTDRVKPPSERDLFLYGRTTAEGNRPVKGAAGEVAKQDFSGSYGYVMD; the protein is encoded by the coding sequence ATGAAAGTCGAAAATTTCCTCAAGGCGGCCCTGTTCGGGCTGGCGCTGAGCGTGACTGCCCTTCCCCCGAGCGCGCGGGCCGAGAACCTGCGGGTTGTGCGTACCGGCACCGAAACTGCGCTGAACGTGCCGATGAACCGCGCCGTGGTGGTCGAAAGCGACTCACCCTTTGCCGAGCTTTCCATCGCCAACCCGGCGATTGCCGACATCTCCTCGCTGTCGGACCGGACGATCTACGTGCTTGGCAAGACGCCCGGCACCACGACGCTGACCATCCTCGACGAAAACGGCCGCCTGATCACCAATGTCGATGTGCGCGTTGCCGCCGATGTCAGCGAGTTCAAGGAACGGCTGCGGCAAATCCTGCCCGGCGAGAACATCGAGGTGCGCACCGCCAATGACGGCATCGTGCTCTCGGGCACCGTGTCGAGCACCCAGAAGCTCGACCGCGCTCTGGATCTCGCGCAGCGCTACGCGCCCGAGAGGGTGTCGAACCTGATGTCGGTGGCCGGTGTGCAGCAGGTCATGCTGAAGGTGCGCTTCGCAGAGATGCAGCGCTCGGTTGCCAAGACCCTGCGCAGCTCGCTGTCGCTGGGCGGCGACCTGCTGGGCGGCGATCTTGGGCTGGCCTCCGAGACCGGAAGCTGGATCGACGGCGACAACGCGCTTGGCTCGCCGGTCACTGTAGCCGCCGGCACCGAGGGAGCCGCGGTCTTCGGCTTCAACGCAGGCGGGCTCGAGGTGGGCATCCTGCTCGAGGCGCTGGAATCCAAGGGCGTGGTCCGCACGCTGGCGGAGCCGAACCTCACCGCCCTCTCCGGGCAGGAGGCGAAATTCCTCGCCGGCGGCGAATACCCCGTTCCGGTGGCGCAGCAGGAAGGCACGATCTCGGTCGACTTCAAGCCCTTCGGCGTCGAGCTGAACTTCATTCCGCGGGTCGTCGACGGCGATCTGATCAACCTTGAACTGAAGGCCGCGGTCTCGTCCATCGACAGCTCCAACGGCTTCGATCAGGAGCAAATCCACATCGACGCCTTCCGCCGCCGCGAGACCTCGACCACCGTAGAGATGCGCGATGGCGAGAGCTTTGCCATCGCGGGCCTGCTGCAGGACGACTTCACCGATCTGAACGGACAGGTTCCCTGGCTCGGCGATGTGCCCGTGCTCGGAGCGCTCTTCCGCAGCGCCGAATACAGCCGACAGCAGTCGGAGCTGGTCATCATCGTGACGCCGCATCTGGTGACCCCCACCCGCGGCCAGGCGCTTGCGCTGCCCACCGACCGGGTGAAGCCGCCCTCCGAGCGGGACCTGTTCCTCTATGGCCGGACCACCGCCGAGGGCAACCGCCCGGTGAAGGGCGCGGCCGGCGAGGTCGCCAAGCAGGATTTCAGCGGCTCCTACGGCTATGTGATGGATTGA
- the cpaB gene encoding Flp pilus assembly protein CpaB, producing the protein MRLLFGLVLIAGLGLAGFAVYLAQNYIGAYQVALEKEREKSVEAVPTKQIYVTTRAISHGQIITPEDVRLAPWPLEILPENAFDANTQLFKEGDAPRLAMRPLEKFEALVPIKISEPGGDAGLTSRLEKGQRAFAIKVDVHTGVSGFLRPGDRVDVYWTGRMPSEDPRQSRGEFTKLIQAGVRLIAIDQTADMDDADVNIARSVTVAATPQEIASLAQAQSSGRLSLSLMNANDQTVADVIEVDQRVMLGLEPPEEQQKQALAQTCTTRLRRGGEVADIPIPCTN; encoded by the coding sequence ATGCGACTGCTATTCGGACTGGTTCTCATCGCGGGGCTCGGCCTGGCCGGCTTCGCCGTCTACCTGGCTCAGAATTACATCGGCGCCTACCAGGTCGCCCTGGAAAAAGAGCGCGAGAAATCCGTCGAGGCGGTGCCCACCAAGCAGATCTACGTGACCACCCGCGCCATCTCCCACGGCCAGATCATCACCCCCGAGGACGTTCGGCTTGCCCCCTGGCCGCTCGAAATCCTTCCCGAGAACGCCTTCGACGCGAACACCCAACTCTTCAAAGAGGGCGATGCGCCCCGCCTCGCGATGCGCCCGCTCGAGAAGTTCGAAGCCCTGGTGCCGATCAAGATCAGCGAGCCGGGCGGCGACGCCGGGCTGACCTCGCGCCTCGAAAAAGGCCAGCGCGCCTTTGCAATTAAGGTCGACGTGCACACCGGCGTGTCGGGCTTCCTGCGCCCCGGCGACCGGGTCGACGTCTATTGGACCGGGCGCATGCCCTCGGAGGATCCGCGGCAGTCCCGTGGCGAGTTCACCAAGCTGATCCAGGCCGGCGTGCGGTTGATCGCCATCGACCAGACCGCCGACATGGACGATGCCGACGTGAACATTGCCCGCTCGGTGACCGTGGCCGCCACCCCGCAGGAGATCGCCTCGCTGGCGCAGGCGCAAAGCTCGGGGCGGCTGTCGCTCTCGCTGATGAACGCCAACGACCAGACCGTGGCCGACGTCATCGAGGTGGACCAGCGCGTCATGCTCGGCCTCGAGCCGCCGGAAGAACAGCAAAAACAAGCGCTCGCCCAGACCTGCACCACCCGCCTGCGGCGCGGCGGCGAGGTGGCGGACATCCCGATCCCCTGCACGAACTGA
- a CDS encoding lytic transglycosylase domain-containing protein gives MISRAQTRAGHPAGVPAHLADEAAVTAGAIHHSFLRAPALAAALALALITGPLPAETPPPFPEFSAKRVTPPKPGATKRITVQIAPPPPKPLPLPQAGAEAAPIPGSIPGSPPGRAEGAGSYAWFWQAVSPELSASGPGRLEPALLSLGKPPQGAGVGAPRLQQLQDMAAGYGLELLKATVGTRVSPALALAVMAVESGGRSDAVSRAGAQGLMQLMPATAARFGVANALDPVQNIRGGVAFLDFLMERFDGDPILVLAGYNAGENSIPQYQGVPPYAETRDYVPKVLAAFTVAKGLCLTPPQLLSDGCVFRVSAN, from the coding sequence ATGATCAGCCGGGCGCAGACCCGGGCAGGGCATCCGGCCGGGGTGCCGGCACACCTGGCAGACGAGGCAGCAGTGACCGCAGGCGCGATCCACCATTCGTTTCTACGTGCGCCCGCGCTCGCGGCAGCGCTTGCGCTTGCGCTGATCACCGGGCCGCTGCCGGCCGAGACCCCGCCACCCTTTCCCGAGTTCTCGGCCAAGCGTGTGACCCCGCCGAAACCGGGCGCGACGAAGCGCATCACCGTGCAGATCGCGCCGCCGCCGCCGAAACCCCTGCCGCTGCCGCAGGCTGGCGCCGAAGCCGCGCCCATCCCCGGCAGTATCCCCGGCAGCCCCCCGGGGCGCGCCGAGGGGGCGGGCAGCTACGCCTGGTTCTGGCAGGCGGTCTCTCCGGAGCTCTCGGCCTCCGGGCCGGGACGGCTCGAGCCGGCGCTGCTCAGCCTCGGCAAACCGCCGCAGGGGGCCGGGGTGGGGGCGCCACGGTTGCAGCAGCTGCAGGATATGGCGGCGGGCTATGGCCTCGAGCTGCTCAAGGCCACGGTGGGCACCCGCGTCTCGCCGGCGCTGGCACTGGCGGTCATGGCGGTGGAGTCGGGTGGACGCAGCGATGCGGTCAGCCGGGCAGGGGCGCAGGGCCTCATGCAGCTCATGCCCGCGACCGCCGCGCGCTTCGGCGTCGCCAACGCGCTCGATCCGGTGCAGAACATCCGCGGCGGCGTTGCCTTCCTCGACTTCCTCATGGAGCGCTTCGACGGCGATCCGATCCTTGTTCTGGCGGGCTACAACGCCGGAGAGAATTCGATCCCGCAATACCAGGGCGTTCCGCCCTACGCCGAGACCCGCGACTATGTCCCCAAGGTGCTCGCCGCCTTCACCGTCGCCAAGGGACTGTGCCTCACCCCGCCGCAGCTGCTCTCCGACGGCTGCGTCTTCCGTGTCTCAGCCAACTGA